The following proteins are co-located in the Heteronotia binoei isolate CCM8104 ecotype False Entrance Well chromosome 8, APGP_CSIRO_Hbin_v1, whole genome shotgun sequence genome:
- the LOC132575720 gene encoding glioma pathogenesis-related protein 1-like, with product MKCKLFSQLWLVLELSVCCYTYDQTSLPDIEDQQFIEDCVKTHNYFRSRVNPSASNMQHMTWDSALAKTAKAWAKKCHFDHNVCLKTPGKVHPKFTPVGENIWTGSLSLFSVKSAVQNWYNEVNYYNFWSTACTKVCGHYTQVVWATSYKVGCAVQFCQRVSGFESLSNGAHFVCNYGPGGNYPVKPYKTGSPCSECNGEKCTDNLCGYSNWSPDCDIPEHGPKSPTKAPSIPPQPITSHPTRLRPPYSAPLPPSAPIPSACDSYCITVLVLRLLFILLTFGVVALLYKKYPQMFVYE from the exons ATGAAATGCaaattgttttctcagctttggctggtattggaactctctgtttgctGTTACACCTATGACCAGACTTCATTGCCTGATATAGAAGATCAGCAGTTTATAGAGGACTGTGTGAAAACTCACAATTATTTTCGGTCCAGGGTGAACCCCTCAGCCAGCAACATGCAGCATATG ACCTGGGACTCTGCATTGGCAAAGACTGCCAAAGCATGGGCAAAGAAGTGCCACTTTGATCATAATGTCTGTCTCAAAACTCCAGGGAAAGTTCACCCTAAGTTTACGCCTGTTGGAGAAAATATCTGGACTGGCTCACTATCTCTGTTCTCTGTAAAATCAGCAGTACAAAATTGGTATAATGAAGTCAATTACTACAACTTCTGGAGCACAGCATGTACAAAAGTTTGTGGTCATTATACACAG gTTGTTTGGGCAACTAGTTACAAAGTTGGCTGTGCTGTTCAGTTCTGCCAGAGAGTTTCGGGTTTTGAAAGTCTCTCCAATGGAGCACATTTTGTGTGCAACTACGGACCAGG TGGCAATTATCCTGTGAAACCTTATAAAACTGGAAGCCCCTGCAGTGAATGTAACGGAGAAAAGTGTACAGATAATCTCTGTG GTTACTCCAACTGGTCGCCAGATTGCGACATACCTGAGCATGGGCCAAAGTCCCCAACCAAAGCTCCTTCCATTCCACCACAACCCATTACTTCACACCCTACCAGACTCAGGCCACCATATTCTGCTCCTTTGCCCCCCAGTGCTCCTATTCCATCGGCATGTGACTCATACTGTATTACTGTGCTAGTACTGAGATTATTGTTTATATTATTGACTTTTGGTGTTGTAGCCCTGTTATACAAGAAATACCCCCAAATGTTTGTATATGAATAA